From a single Parambassis ranga chromosome 2, fParRan2.1, whole genome shotgun sequence genomic region:
- the LOC114432065 gene encoding matrix remodeling-associated protein 8-like isoform X2, which yields MEHLDRVWLLLLCSLNSVVCQLQVEGHVNGKVVLPCVYTDGDSSSNIFWRDKGDRNVLDIIGGVEQTQTQNERFRGRVSSFPAEYHKGNFSITMKDLTMEDSGPYECHIPDDFQRDITLTVNAPRVVPTPPPSPAGGAAVTHPSTWLCSLLLCLCSSAV from the exons ATGGAGCACCTGGACAG ggtgtggctgctgctgctgtgcagtctGAA CTCAGTGGTCTGCCAGCTCCAAGTTGAAGGACATGTCAATGGGAAGGTGGTCCTGCCGTGTGTCTACACCGATGGTGACTCTTCATCCAACATCTTCTGGAGGGACAAGGGTGACCGCAATGTCCTTGACATCATCGGTGGTgtggaacaaacacagacacagaatgaGAGGTTCAGAGGTCGGGTGTCCAGCTTCCCCGCAGAGTACCACAAGGGGAACTTCTCCATCACCATGAAGGACCTCACTATGGAGGACAGTGGACCATATGAGTGCCATATACCAGATGACTTCCAGAGGGACATCACACTGACAGTCAACG CTCCTCGTGTTGTACCTACACCACCTCCATCTCCTGCAGGCGGTGCAGCAGTAACACATCCCTCCACctggctctgctctctgctcctctgtctgtgctccTCCGCTGTATAA
- the LOC114432067 gene encoding V-set domain-containing T-cell activation inhibitor 1-like isoform X2 — protein MEHLDRVWLLLLCSLNSVVCQLHVEGHVNEEVVLPCVYTEGDSSSNVFWRDKDNLFVLDIIGGVEQTQTQNERFRGRVSSFPAEYHKGNFSITMKDLTMEDSGPYECHIPDDFQRDITLTVNAPRVVPTPPPSPAGGAAVTHPSTWLCSLLLCLCSSAV, from the exons ATGGAGCACCTGGACAG ggtgtggctgctgctgctgtgcagtctGAA CTCAGTGGTCTGCCAGCTCCATGTTGAAGGACATGTCAACGAGGAGGTGGTCCTGCCGTGTGTCTACACCGAAGGTGACTCTTCATCCAACGTCTTCTGGAGGGACAAGGACAACCTCTTTGTCCTTGACATCATCGGTGGTgtggaacaaacacagacacagaatgaGAGGTTCAGAGGTCGGGTGTCCAGCTTCCCCGCAGAGTACCACAAGGGGAACTTCTCCATCACCATGAAGGACCTCACTATGGAGGACAGTGGACCATATGAGTGCCATATACCAGATGACTTCCAGAGGGACATCACACTGACAGTCAACG CTCCTCGTGTTGTACCTACACCACCTCCATCTCCTGCAGGCGGTGCAGCAGTAACACATCCCTCCACctggctctgctctctgctcctctgtctgtgctccTCCGCTGTATAA
- the LOC114432067 gene encoding V-set domain-containing T-cell activation inhibitor 1-like isoform X1, which produces MEHLDRVWLLLLCSLNSVVCQLHVEGHVNEEVVLPCVYTEGDSSSNVFWRDKDNLFVLDIIGGVEQTQTQNERFRGRVSSFPAEYHKGNFSITMKDLTMEDSGPYECHIPDDFQRDITLTVNAPRVVPTPPPSPAGGAAVTHPSTWLCSLLLCLCSSAV; this is translated from the exons ATGGAGCACCTGGACAG ggtgtggctgctgctgctgtgcagtctGAACTCAG TGGTCTGCCAGCTCCATGTTGAAGGACATGTCAACGAGGAGGTGGTCCTGCCGTGTGTCTACACCGAAGGTGACTCTTCATCCAACGTCTTCTGGAGGGACAAGGACAACCTCTTTGTCCTTGACATCATCGGTGGTgtggaacaaacacagacacagaatgaGAGGTTCAGAGGTCGGGTGTCCAGCTTCCCCGCAGAGTACCACAAGGGGAACTTCTCCATCACCATGAAGGACCTCACTATGGAGGACAGTGGACCATATGAGTGCCATATACCAGATGACTTCCAGAGGGACATCACACTGACAGTCAACG CTCCTCGTGTTGTACCTACACCACCTCCATCTCCTGCAGGCGGTGCAGCAGTAACACATCCCTCCACctggctctgctctctgctcctctgtctgtgctccTCCGCTGTATAA
- the LOC114432065 gene encoding matrix remodeling-associated protein 8-like isoform X1, with protein MEHLDRVWLLLLCSLNSVVCQLQVEGHVNGKVVLPCVYTDGDSSSNIFWRDKGDRNVLDIIGGVEQTQTQNERFRGRVSSFPAEYHKGNFSITMKDLTMEDSGPYECHIPDDFQRDITLTVNAPRVVPTPPPSPAGGAAVTHPSTWLCSLLLCLCSSAV; from the exons ATGGAGCACCTGGACAG ggtgtggctgctgctgctgtgcagtctGAACTCAG TGGTCTGCCAGCTCCAAGTTGAAGGACATGTCAATGGGAAGGTGGTCCTGCCGTGTGTCTACACCGATGGTGACTCTTCATCCAACATCTTCTGGAGGGACAAGGGTGACCGCAATGTCCTTGACATCATCGGTGGTgtggaacaaacacagacacagaatgaGAGGTTCAGAGGTCGGGTGTCCAGCTTCCCCGCAGAGTACCACAAGGGGAACTTCTCCATCACCATGAAGGACCTCACTATGGAGGACAGTGGACCATATGAGTGCCATATACCAGATGACTTCCAGAGGGACATCACACTGACAGTCAACG CTCCTCGTGTTGTACCTACACCACCTCCATCTCCTGCAGGCGGTGCAGCAGTAACACATCCCTCCACctggctctgctctctgctcctctgtctgtgctccTCCGCTGTATAA
- the LOC114432045 gene encoding uncharacterized protein LOC114432045 isoform X4, producing MDLLWMILLLVLIRADAQRVTEVRGEEGGSLTLTCSITPTITDIYWFMEVYRGFRAGIGRTYGPHSSSYYSPDFESKYLMESNRLVVKDLTAEDSRLYSCGRRNQSGLHFVDSFNLTLGKTSGGSAHSQHPSCMTPQDLTYVSSSIMAALAAIGFVVSLVCMKEERHQVDDLQAFIRENSETLQTVQFQQIQSDPQRSSLGPSLQ from the exons ATGGATCTCCTctggatgatcctgctgctggttctgatcCGGGCCGACGCTCAGAGGGTGACGGAggtcagaggggaggagggaggaagccTCACCCTCACCTGCTCCATCACACCAACTATCACAGATATATACTGGTTCATGGAGGTCTACAGAGGGTTCAGAGCAGGCATCGGCAGAACTTATGGTCCACACTCGTCTTCTTATTACTCTCCAGACTTTGAGTCGAAATATTTGATGGAGTCAAACAGACTTGTGGTTAAAGAcctgacagcagaggacagcaggCTGTACTCCTGTGGGAGGAGGAACCAGAGTGGACTTCACTTTGTGGACTCCTTCAACCTGACTTTAGGCAAGACCTCAG GAGGCTCCGCCCACTCGCAGCATCCCTCCTGCATGACGCCGCAGGACCTCACCTACGTCTCATCCTCCATCATGGCCGCCCTGGCTGCCATTG gtttcgTGGTCTCTCTGGTGTGTATGAAAGAAGAGCGCCACCAGGTGGACGACCTTCAAGCTTTCATCAGGGAGAACTCAGAGACGCTGCAGACGGTGCAG ttccaACAGATCCAGTCCGACCCACAGAGGTCCTCACTCGGCCCGTCACTGCAGTGA